In Desulfarculaceae bacterium, the following are encoded in one genomic region:
- a CDS encoding MotA/TolQ/ExbB proton channel family protein: MHLLDTAWQFFLAGGPVMWPLLVLSLWLWALMLYKFLWVARVRREGLELDDAVEDLLRGHAPPVAGPKSAALAHFMSLPGREPRVDTRLWEASVRRQEPGLWRHVESILVLASVAPLLGLLGTVSGMIETFAVIGQYGTGNAQAMAGGIREALVTTETGLLIAIPGIFAGWVLKRQVRKLQQGLLSFSGALHNWLKSREEAAWSI; encoded by the coding sequence ATGCACCTGCTGGACACGGCGTGGCAGTTCTTCCTGGCCGGGGGGCCGGTGATGTGGCCCCTGCTGGTCTTGTCCCTGTGGCTGTGGGCCCTGATGCTCTACAAGTTCCTGTGGGTGGCCCGGGTGCGCCGCGAGGGCCTGGAGCTGGACGACGCGGTGGAGGACCTGCTGCGCGGCCACGCGCCCCCCGTGGCCGGGCCCAAGAGCGCGGCCCTGGCCCACTTCATGTCCCTGCCCGGCCGCGAGCCCCGGGTGGACACCCGCCTCTGGGAGGCCTCGGTGCGCCGCCAGGAGCCGGGCCTGTGGCGTCACGTGGAGTCCATCCTGGTGTTGGCCTCGGTGGCCCCGCTGCTGGGCCTGCTGGGCACGGTTAGCGGCATGATCGAGACCTTCGCGGTGATCGGCCAGTACGGCACGGGCAACGCTCAGGCCATGGCCGGGGGCATCCGCGAGGCGCTGGTGACCACCGAGACCGGCCTACTTATTGCCATCCCCGGCATCTTCGCGGGCTGGGTGCTCAAGCGCCAGGTGCGTAAATTGCAGCAAGGCTTGCTCAGTTTCTCCGGGGCGCTGCACAACTGGCTTAAATCGCGGGAGGAGGCGGCATGGTCCATCTGA
- a CDS encoding biopolymer transporter ExbD: protein MVHLRSRLGGLESGASEPEINMAPLIDMVFILLIFFLVTTTFVRESGVEVQRPTAATAAAKEKGALIVGVAADGRIYVERRQVDLRSVRGLVERFLAEDPAGAVIIAADKATPTGATVAVLDQARLAGAKDVAVAARRPGN, encoded by the coding sequence ATGGTCCATCTGAGGAGCCGCCTGGGCGGCTTGGAGAGCGGGGCTTCCGAGCCCGAGATCAACATGGCCCCGCTCATCGACATGGTATTCATCCTGCTCATCTTCTTTTTGGTGACCACCACCTTTGTGCGCGAGTCAGGGGTGGAGGTGCAGCGGCCCACCGCGGCCACCGCCGCGGCCAAGGAAAAGGGCGCCCTCATCGTGGGCGTGGCCGCCGACGGGCGCATCTACGTGGAGCGCCGCCAGGTGGACCTGCGCAGCGTGCGCGGCCTGGTGGAGCGCTTTTTGGCCGAAGACCCGGCCGGCGCGGTGATCATCGCGGCGGACAAGGCCACCCCCACTGGCGCCACGGTGGCCGTGTTGGACCAGGCCCGCCTGGCCGGAGCCAAGGACGTGGCCGTGGCCGCCCGGAGGCCGGGGAATTGA
- a CDS encoding TonB family protein: protein MSAASLEHRPPRLGWLLSLVGALMINGVIFGAASWLLSDQPQRPSLDAIQISAFLPLPPPPPPEVEQEPPPPPPPPKITKLKPLQASHVATLQPQMETPRLDLELNPRLALGPAIAAPGPARYTLGQVDRAPLAQGQAPPPYPYLARRRGISGAVTVRFLVDKHGGVSHLEVLKAEPPGVFEETVLRTVGRWRFAPGVKDGEAVETWVETTIRFKLEGR from the coding sequence TTGAGCGCCGCTTCCCTGGAACACCGCCCGCCGCGCCTGGGATGGCTTTTGTCCCTGGTGGGCGCGCTCATGATCAACGGGGTCATCTTCGGGGCCGCCTCCTGGTTGCTCTCGGACCAGCCCCAACGCCCCAGCCTGGATGCGATACAGATCAGCGCCTTCTTGCCCCTGCCCCCGCCCCCGCCCCCCGAGGTGGAGCAAGAGCCGCCCCCTCCGCCGCCTCCGCCCAAGATAACCAAGCTAAAGCCCCTGCAAGCCAGCCACGTGGCCACCCTCCAGCCCCAGATGGAGACGCCGCGCCTGGACCTGGAGCTGAACCCGCGCCTGGCCCTGGGCCCGGCCATCGCCGCGCCCGGCCCGGCCCGCTACACCCTGGGCCAGGTGGACCGCGCACCCCTGGCCCAAGGGCAGGCCCCCCCGCCCTATCCCTATCTGGCCCGGCGGCGGGGCATCAGCGGCGCGGTGACGGTGCGCTTTTTGGTTGATAAGCATGGCGGGGTGAGCCATCTGGAGGTGCTGAAGGCCGAGCCTCCCGGCGTGTTCGAGGAGACGGTGCTCAGGACCGTGGGCCGCTGGCGTTTCGCGCCCGGGGTCAAGGACGGCGAGGCGGTGGAGACCTGGGTGGAGACCACCATCCGTTTCAAGCTGGAGGGACGATGA
- a CDS encoding tetratricopeptide repeat protein, with translation MRRALVIASLLVCLAAGVAGAADKCPPQPRMIRSLQAALHQAQQLIEKKKPSEAAARLADYAKGRDEVHPQLSFLQGVLAYQAKQRDQAGRFFAAAVKADPCFQAALRNLAVVRFEQERPAEAAALALRAFELSKPPQYELLYEAAVFHLSAKQPAQARPLLERLAARPKPKKAWLTALTHAYLELKKPRKAEVVVKRLLAGWPGDASLWRLAASLATQRQDYATAAADLAVAYRLEPPAPEGWHRLSELYRAAGAPLTAARYYQKFLGDKKPSAKELDRLAQLCQHGHDLAGARAWAEKAAQARPTAKRWTRVGRIAMAQKDYAAARAAYAAAAKLKSRGGRNWLMAGYAAWQGEKLKQAANDFAKALDAAKAKSSTAKEAAKGLKAVRQMIQQREQG, from the coding sequence ATGAGGCGCGCTCTGGTCATAGCCTCGCTGCTCGTCTGCCTGGCCGCCGGGGTGGCCGGGGCGGCGGACAAGTGCCCGCCCCAGCCGCGCATGATCCGCTCCTTGCAGGCGGCCCTGCACCAGGCCCAGCAGCTCATTGAAAAAAAGAAGCCCTCCGAGGCCGCCGCCCGCCTGGCCGATTATGCCAAGGGCCGGGACGAGGTCCATCCCCAGCTAAGCTTCCTGCAAGGGGTGCTGGCCTATCAGGCCAAGCAGCGCGACCAGGCGGGGCGCTTCTTCGCGGCGGCGGTCAAGGCCGATCCCTGCTTTCAGGCGGCGCTGAGAAACCTGGCCGTGGTGCGCTTCGAGCAGGAGCGCCCGGCCGAGGCGGCCGCTCTGGCCCTTCGGGCCTTCGAGCTGAGCAAACCGCCGCAGTACGAGTTGCTCTACGAGGCGGCGGTGTTCCACTTGAGCGCCAAGCAGCCGGCCCAGGCCCGGCCCCTGCTGGAGCGCCTGGCCGCGCGGCCCAAGCCCAAGAAGGCCTGGCTCACCGCCCTGACCCACGCCTATCTTGAGCTGAAAAAGCCCCGCAAGGCCGAGGTGGTGGTGAAGCGCCTGCTGGCCGGGTGGCCGGGGGACGCCTCCCTTTGGCGCCTGGCCGCCAGCCTGGCCACCCAGCGCCAGGACTATGCCACCGCCGCCGCCGACCTGGCCGTGGCCTATCGCCTGGAGCCGCCCGCGCCCGAGGGCTGGCACCGCCTGAGCGAGCTCTACCGCGCTGCCGGGGCGCCCTTGACGGCGGCCCGCTATTATCAAAAGTTCCTGGGCGACAAGAAACCCAGCGCCAAGGAGCTGGACCGCCTGGCCCAGCTATGTCAGCATGGCCACGACCTGGCCGGGGCCCGCGCCTGGGCCGAGAAGGCGGCGCAGGCCCGGCCCACGGCCAAGCGCTGGACTCGGGTGGGGCGCATCGCCATGGCGCAGAAGGACTATGCCGCCGCGCGGGCGGCCTATGCCGCCGCCGCCAAGCTGAAGAGCCGGGGCGGGCGCAACTGGCTCATGGCCGGGTATGCCGCCTGGCAGGGCGAGAAGCTAAAGCAGGCGGCCAACGATTTCGCCAAGGCCCTGGACGCGGCCAAGGCCAAGAGCAGCACCGCCAAGGAGGCCGCCAAGGGCCTGAAGGCGGTGCGCCAGATGATTCAGCAAAGGGAGCAGGGCTAG
- a CDS encoding MBL fold metallo-hydrolase, whose product MSHQPQGPVRLAENFYRLGHEATPVFLWDGPEPVLFDAGFTCLTPYYLADAKAVLGGRAPAWLLMSHVHFDHCGAAGYFQEEWPEIKIAAAPKAAKIIERPNAIKLITSLNQSTTTALRKLRHQQVSDEPFKPFTMARTLDEGDALELAGGHRVEVLATPGHTWDSLSFYLPAIKTLIASEAVSTQAPEGYIVSEFLVSYAAYVESMRRLARLEVELLCQGHHMVHHGEAARQYALRCIAAAEQFKDWVLRLLEQENGDQAKVVELVKQGEYDHRPEPKQPLPAYMLNLEARVACLAAEFNQPS is encoded by the coding sequence ATGAGCCACCAACCCCAAGGCCCCGTGCGCCTGGCCGAGAACTTCTACCGCCTGGGCCACGAAGCCACCCCGGTATTTCTCTGGGACGGTCCGGAGCCGGTGCTGTTCGATGCGGGCTTCACCTGCCTGACCCCCTACTACCTGGCCGACGCCAAGGCGGTGCTGGGCGGCCGCGCCCCGGCCTGGCTCCTGATGAGCCACGTGCACTTCGACCACTGCGGCGCGGCGGGCTACTTCCAGGAGGAGTGGCCGGAGATAAAGATCGCGGCCGCGCCCAAGGCGGCCAAGATCATCGAGCGGCCCAACGCCATCAAGCTGATCACCAGCCTGAACCAGTCCACCACCACGGCCCTGAGAAAGCTGCGCCACCAACAGGTGAGCGACGAGCCCTTCAAGCCCTTCACCATGGCCCGCACCCTGGACGAGGGCGACGCCCTGGAGCTGGCCGGCGGCCACCGGGTGGAGGTGTTGGCCACGCCGGGGCACACCTGGGACTCGCTGAGCTTCTACCTTCCCGCGATCAAGACCCTGATCGCCTCCGAGGCGGTGAGCACCCAAGCGCCGGAAGGCTACATTGTCAGCGAGTTTCTGGTGAGCTACGCGGCCTACGTGGAGAGTATGCGCCGCCTGGCCAGGCTGGAGGTGGAGCTGCTCTGTCAGGGGCACCACATGGTGCACCACGGCGAGGCGGCCCGCCAATACGCCCTGCGCTGCATCGCGGCGGCCGAGCAGTTCAAGGACTGGGTGCTGCGCCTGCTGGAGCAGGAGAACGGCGACCAGGCCAAGGTGGTTGAGCTGGTCAAACAGGGCGAATACGACCACCGGCCCGAGCCCAAGCAGCCCTTGCCTGCCTACATGCTCAATTTGGAAGCCAGGGTGGCTTGCCTGGCGGCTGAGTTCAATCAGCCTAGTTGA
- a CDS encoding ABC transporter ATP-binding protein, which produces MSGLQIEALSKSFGSEQVLSQVSFAVERGELAVLLGPSGCGKSTILRLVAGLEEPDHGAITLEGRPLAGLAPKERDVAMVFQSYALYPHLDVFGNLAFPLRMRGEPKAEIANKVRQAARLLGIERFLGKKPGQLSGGQRQRVAIGRAIVREPALFLFDEPLSNLDAQLRGEMRLELARLHRRLGTTMLYVTHDQTEALTLGDVIVVLEAGRVRQIGGPTEIYQRPANRFVAGFLGFPPMNFFAGEIAGREFVCAAPEFHLPLEGGLQPGPALLGLRPEELSPVEGGALTGSLELIERVGGQSVLHLASGEARFTATAPADFAAEPGEAVTLDPASARPHLFREDQRIN; this is translated from the coding sequence ATGTCCGGCCTGCAAATAGAAGCCTTAAGCAAGTCCTTCGGCAGCGAGCAGGTGCTGAGTCAGGTGTCCTTCGCGGTGGAGCGGGGCGAGCTGGCCGTGCTCTTGGGCCCCTCGGGCTGCGGCAAGAGCACCATCCTGCGCCTGGTGGCCGGGCTGGAGGAGCCGGACCACGGCGCCATCACCCTGGAGGGACGCCCCCTGGCCGGGCTGGCCCCCAAGGAGCGCGACGTGGCCATGGTCTTCCAGAGCTACGCCCTGTACCCCCACCTCGACGTGTTCGGCAACCTGGCCTTCCCTTTGCGTATGCGCGGCGAGCCCAAGGCCGAGATCGCCAACAAGGTGCGCCAGGCGGCGCGCCTATTGGGCATCGAGCGCTTTTTGGGCAAGAAGCCGGGCCAGCTCTCCGGCGGCCAGCGCCAGCGGGTGGCCATCGGCCGGGCCATCGTGCGCGAGCCCGCCCTGTTTCTTTTCGACGAGCCCCTGTCCAACCTCGACGCCCAACTGCGCGGCGAGATGCGCCTGGAGCTGGCCCGTTTGCACCGCCGCCTGGGCACCACCATGCTCTACGTGACCCACGACCAGACCGAGGCCCTCACCTTGGGCGATGTGATCGTGGTGCTGGAGGCGGGCCGGGTGCGGCAGATCGGCGGGCCCACCGAGATATACCAGCGCCCGGCCAACCGCTTCGTGGCCGGCTTCCTGGGCTTCCCGCCCATGAACTTCTTCGCGGGGGAGATCGCGGGGCGCGAGTTCGTCTGTGCGGCTCCGGAGTTTCATTTGCCCTTGGAGGGCGGCTTGCAGCCCGGCCCGGCGCTGCTGGGCCTACGGCCAGAGGAGCTGAGCCCGGTGGAAGGCGGCGCTCTCACCGGCTCCCTGGAGCTCATCGAGCGGGTGGGCGGCCAGAGCGTGCTGCACCTGGCCTCGGGCGAGGCCCGCTTCACGGCCACCGCCCCGGCGGACTTCGCGGCCGAGCCGGGAGAGGCCGTCACCCTGGACCCGGCCTCGGCCAGGCCCCATCTATTCAGGGAAGATCAGCGCATCAACTAG
- a CDS encoding carbohydrate ABC transporter permease, with protein MKRRAWPWALAAGVICALSLAPFAWLVLTSFKSAAQVTAIPPVLWPSGGLEFYRSALSRFGLLHFVLNSLVVAGGTTIISLALGTGAAYALARLRLPGRPWLMGALLLVSMFPQISLAGPIWRMLQAAGLLNSHLGLIIPYVTLTLPLAVWILTSYFSELPRELEEAALLDGCGRLGALVRVVLPLAGPGMFTAAILVFIYAWNEFFFALLIMTRRSVQTLPVGIALFQGQFTMPWGEIAAASTVATVPLVLLVFLFQRRIVSGLSAGAIKG; from the coding sequence ATGAAGCGGCGCGCCTGGCCCTGGGCCCTGGCCGCCGGGGTGATCTGCGCCCTGTCCCTGGCGCCCTTTGCCTGGCTGGTGCTCACCAGCTTCAAGAGCGCCGCCCAGGTCACCGCCATCCCGCCGGTGCTCTGGCCCTCCGGCGGCCTGGAGTTCTACCGCTCGGCCCTGAGCCGCTTCGGGCTGCTGCATTTCGTGCTCAATAGCCTGGTGGTGGCCGGCGGCACCACCATCATCAGCCTGGCCCTGGGCACCGGCGCGGCCTACGCCCTGGCCCGGCTGCGCCTGCCCGGGCGGCCCTGGCTCATGGGCGCGCTGCTCCTGGTCTCCATGTTTCCCCAGATCTCCCTGGCCGGGCCCATCTGGCGCATGCTCCAGGCCGCCGGGCTTTTGAACAGCCATTTGGGCCTGATCATCCCCTACGTCACCCTGACCCTGCCCCTGGCGGTGTGGATACTCACCTCCTACTTCTCCGAGCTGCCCCGCGAGCTGGAAGAAGCGGCGCTCCTGGACGGCTGCGGCCGTTTGGGCGCGCTGGTCAGGGTGGTGCTGCCCCTGGCCGGGCCGGGGATGTTCACCGCGGCCATCCTGGTGTTCATCTACGCCTGGAACGAGTTTTTCTTCGCGCTACTCATCATGACCCGACGCTCGGTGCAGACCCTGCCCGTGGGCATCGCCCTGTTCCAGGGGCAGTTCACCATGCCCTGGGGCGAGATAGCCGCCGCCTCCACCGTGGCCACGGTGCCCCTGGTGCTGCTGGTCTTCCTCTTTCAGCGGCGCATTGTCAGCGGCCTGAGCGCCGGGGCCATCAAGGGATGA
- a CDS encoding sugar ABC transporter permease — MAALARPRGERLLAWGLLLPCLAVVCAFAFWPIVYSMVLSLHRIILSLPGLGAPFVGLENYARLLGEPAARHSAGITLIFVAVSTLLEVGLGTLMALALDKSFRGRGLVRAAVLVPWAIPTVVASQMWRFILNDRYGLLNWLVFGNDVSAYQAWLASPGWALAAIILADVWKTSAFATLIVLAGLQTIPRELHEAAALDGAGPWQRFRHLTLPLVLPALAVALVFRTMDAFRVFDLVFVMTQGGPANATNVLQYYGYKAMFAEGFLGYGSAVSVMVFIIVLAVSLVYLRLVGRRLLKGEAA; from the coding sequence ATGGCCGCCCTGGCCCGGCCCCGCGGCGAAAGGCTCCTGGCCTGGGGCCTGCTGCTGCCTTGCCTGGCCGTGGTCTGCGCTTTTGCCTTCTGGCCCATCGTCTACTCCATGGTGCTCAGCCTGCACCGCATCATCCTAAGCCTGCCCGGCCTGGGCGCGCCCTTCGTGGGCCTGGAGAACTACGCCCGGCTGCTGGGCGAGCCGGCCGCGCGCCACTCGGCGGGCATCACTCTCATCTTCGTGGCGGTCAGCACCCTGTTGGAGGTGGGCCTGGGCACCCTCATGGCCCTGGCCCTGGACAAGAGCTTTCGGGGGCGCGGCCTGGTGCGGGCGGCGGTGCTGGTGCCCTGGGCAATCCCCACGGTAGTGGCTTCGCAGATGTGGCGCTTCATATTGAACGACCGCTACGGCCTTTTGAACTGGCTGGTTTTCGGCAATGACGTGAGCGCCTACCAGGCCTGGCTGGCCTCGCCGGGCTGGGCCCTGGCGGCGATCATCCTGGCCGACGTGTGGAAGACCAGCGCCTTTGCCACGCTCATCGTGCTGGCCGGCTTGCAGACCATCCCCCGCGAGCTCCACGAGGCTGCCGCCCTGGACGGGGCCGGGCCCTGGCAGCGTTTCCGCCACCTCACCCTGCCCCTGGTGCTGCCCGCCCTGGCCGTGGCCCTGGTCTTCCGCACCATGGACGCCTTCCGGGTCTTCGACCTGGTGTTCGTGATGACCCAGGGCGGCCCGGCCAATGCCACCAACGTGTTGCAGTACTACGGCTACAAGGCCATGTTCGCCGAGGGCTTCCTGGGCTACGGCTCGGCGGTGAGCGTGATGGTCTTCATCATCGTGTTGGCCGTGTCGTTGGTCTATCTGCGCCTGGTGGGGCGGCGGCTCCTCAAGGGAGAGGCGGCATGA